The Labilibaculum sp. sequence TTTGGTGTAACCAAACAAACTTGTAAATTGTTTGTTGATTTTTATGCCATTACTCTCGTTGTCTGTAATTGCGATCGCTTCCGGAGAATTTTCGAAAAGTTGTTCAAAGTAGGCAGTTTCAATATTGAGTTGGTGTTCAATTGATTTTCTTTTAAGAATCATCTCATTGGCATGTTCACCAAGAATTTTAAATTCTTTAAAATGCAGTTTAGATATGTCAATTATATGCGAATCGCTCGCTGCATTCTTGTAAAATTGAGTTAGAATCTCTAATCCTGATTTGCTGATTTTCACCATAAATCGTGTGAACGTAATAATAATGAAAATTGTTAGTAAAAAGATTAAGCCTGCTTTGATAAAATACCCATTTACAAGAACTTTCAGCTCATCCTTTTTATTCTGAATTGATTCTGTAAGTTGGCTAATGTGAACACCGCTCCCAATTACCCACTGCCAATCTTTATAGGTTTTTGCATAAATTAGTTTAGCAATGGATTCCCGACTGCCTTCTTTGTATGGATCCATATATCTCACGAATCCACCGTCTTTATCTGTTCCTCTTGTAATCAGCTCCTGAACTATCTTTTTGCCATTTCTGTCCTTTTTATTCCAAAGGTTTTGACCAATAAGATCTTTTTGTGTATGTGCTAAACAAGTTCCGTTAAAATTAAATACTGCAATTGTAAAGCTTTCATCAAATCGCATTTCTGTGATTTTGTCCAGAATTTTATTTTGAATTTTCAATTGGTAGTTTTCTACATATTGAGTACATCCGATGTACCAATTATATGGCTTGAATATTTTAACAAAGGATATTTTAGGATCTATCTTTTGTCCTTCTTCTTTTTGCCAGGAATAGTTTGAGTAACCCTCTCCTTGATTTACTGCAATTTCGATTTCATTTTTAATAATCGGAACGCCAAAAACATCTTTAAGGGATAGTTTGTTTTGTCCTTCCCATTTTGGGTTTTCCGGATCCATTTCCACAATTCCCGCCAGGCTGTTTATATAGAAAAAACCACTTCCGTCATTAAAGCGAACAGTGCGTAAAGCATCAGTAATAAGTTTCTTTATCTGATCTTCGGTAAGATTGTTTTTACAGCTGTTGTATATGTTTGTTGCAATGGAGTGTGCTTCGTAAACTCTGCTGCTAATGTCCTTCTTTAGTGTATTTCTGGTTTGCACTCTCTCGTTTTCAATATAATTTATAAGAGTTTGCGTTTCGTGTTGAAGGGTTTTTTCTTGTATTTTAAAAAAGTCGTCCTGAATTTGTTTGGATTCTTGCTTAAATTTTTGCCTTGCTTGTTGAACCCAAAAAATCCCAAGAATGGAAACCAGGAGAAAAGAAGTAGCGAGAAGTGAAACCAAGAATACTTTAGAAATACTTTTGTCTTCAATGATTTTAGCCAGAATGAATTTCATATTAAGGTGGAAATAGAATTCAATTATTATGTTGTGAGAGTGCCATTAAAAACATGTGTTGCAGGCCCTATTAGCCAAATATCTTTAATTTGTTTGTTACTTATTTTTTTGAAATGAACTTCGAGAAAACCACCTTTTGTCTTAATCTTAAATTTGTTGCTGCCCGTTTTAAAACTGGCACTTATAGCCGATGCAACAACTCCTGTTCCGCAAGAATAGGTTTCATCTTCAACACCTCTTTCGTAAGTGCTGACAGTAAGGTCTTGATCTTGAAATGATACAAAATTCACATTTGTGCCTTTTTCGGCAAACCTATTGTTGTAGCGTATTTTTTTTCCTTCAGTAAAAGTGTCGAAACTTTCATGATTGGATATGAATCTTACAAAATGAGGTGATCCAGTATTTAAAAAATAAAAATCTTCACCCATTTCAATATCACAAACATCAATCATTTTTAAGCTAACCTGAATACCATCTTCAGTATTGTTTATCTTAGCTTCATGTTCTCCATCAACAGCAATGAATTTTGCTTTTTCTGAGACCAGCCCTAAATGATAAGCAAAAGCAACAATACAACGACCACCATTTCCACACATGCTGCCTTCTTTTCCATCCGAGTTGTAGTATCTCATTCGAAAGTCGAATCCGTCTTCATTTTCAAGTAACATTAATCCATCGCCACCAATACCAAATCTTCTGTCGCAAAGTTTTTTAATTAATAAGAAGTTATCCGGAGCAATTCTACCGCTTCTATTGTCAATTAAAATAAAATCATTCCCGGTTCCCTGATATTTTGAAAATTCAACTTTCATTTTTAAATCTTGTTAAGAAGTGTTAAATACCAATAAATTATAAACACTTGTTAAGTTATATCGTTAAAATTGTTTTATAAATGTAATAATCTTATTGGCACTTGTTATTTTGTCACTCAAGAAAATCAAAATTATTTGATCCATGAAATAATTTGATTTTTATTTTAGATATAGAAAGTAACATTCGCTTTTCTTTTTATTCGAATAGTAGGAAAGCATCCTGTTTGATTTCAAACAGACATTATAGAATTATTAATTAATAAAGTTTTTTCAGATGAAATTAAAATTGTTTTTGGGAAAATTAGCAATTGCCATTTTAGGTGGAACAATTGCCATTTTATTATTTGTGTTATTTGCTGATAAAAAAGAAAGAATCATTACAGTTCCGGAAGTTCGAACGACACAGCTTGCAAATCATTCGGTTGGGAATGTGCCTCAGGTTGATTTAACATACGCTGCAGAAATGTCTGTAAAATCGGTTGTTCATGTAAAAACACTTTATTCAAATGAGGAATATCAATCCAATCCCTTTTATGATTTTTTATTTGGAGAGAAAGGTAGAAGTCAGCAGCCAAGAGCTAGTTTAGGATCTGGTTCCGGAGTGATTATTTCTGATGATGGATATATTGTAACTAATAACCATGTTGTGCAGGGATCAAATTTGATAAATATTGTACTGTACGACAAAAGAGAATACGAAGGAAAATTGGTTGGCAATGATCCCTATACAGATTTGGCTTTAATTAAAATAAATGAAAAAGACCTTCCAAAAATGGATTTTGGGAATTCAGATGACATAAAACTTGGAGAGTGGGTTCTTGCTGTAGGCAATCCTTTTAATCTGACCTCTACTGTAACAGCGGGTATTATTAGTGCAAAGGCACGAAATCTTGGTTTAAACGGAAATAGAATGAGTATTGAGTCATTCCTGCAAACAGATGCTGCCGTTAATCCGGGGAATAGTGGTGGAGCTTTGGTTGATACCAAAGGTCGGTTAATTGGAATTAACACTGCCATAGAATCCAGAACGGGTTCATATTCGGGTTATTCTTTTGCCATTCCGGTTGCTATTGTCGAAAAAGTAATTGGTGATTTGAAAAAATACGGAGAGGTACAAAGAGCGTTTATTGGTGTGTCTATTCGAACGGTTGATGCAAATTTAGCTGATGAATTTAAAATTGATAAAATTGAAGGAGTATATGTTGCGGGTATAAATGAAGATGGAGCCGCCGAGGATGCCGGAATTAAAAAAGGAGATATTATATTGAATATAGAAGGTAAAGTTGTAAATTCTAGTGCTGAACTTCAAGAGCAGGTCAGCAAGTTCCATCCTGGTGATAAAATTAAGGTTTTAATAAAAAGAGAAGAGGAAAAGAAACAAATTGAGGTAGTCTTACGTAACAGACTAGGAAATACCAATGTAATTAAATCTAAAGATCTGGCTTTTCTTGGAGCCGAATTTGAGCCAATATCAACACAGGAGAAGTATCGTCTTCAAATAAACAGAGGAGTGAGGATAAAGAATCTGCGTGAAGGAAAGTTTAAGGACGAGGAGATTAAGGAAGGTTTTATTATTTATAAAATTAACGAAACGCCAATTTTTAAGGTCGATGATATTAAAGATGCGCTTCAGAATGTGAAAGATGGAGGTGTATTTATCTCCGGGATTTATCCGGATGGAAGCGTTAAGTATTACGCGTTTTCGTTAAATGATAAAGATTAGGAAATTAAATGGGAAAATAATAATAATTCGAATAAAAGAGCAATTAATTTTGACTTTGAATATTTAAAAGTCTAATTTTGCAAAATATTTCGATGAAAAGGGACTATGAGACAATTAAAGATAACCAAATCAATTACCAATCGTGAAAGTGCTTCCTTAGATAAGTATTTACAGGAAATTGGTAAAGAAGATCTTATTACGGTAGAGGAAGAAGTTGAATTGGCGCAGCGAATAAAAAAAGGCGACCAAAGAGCTTTGGAGAAATTAACAAGAGCTAACTTACGTTTTGTTGTTTCTGTGGCGAAACAGTATCAAAATCAAGGGTTAAGTCTGCCAGATCTTATTAACGAAGGTAATTTAGGTTTGATTAAAGCTGCTGAAAAGTTTGATGAGACACGAGGATTCAAATTCATCTCGTATGCCGTTTGGTGGATCCGTCAATCTATTCTTCAGGCTTTAGCTGAGCAATCAAGAATTGTTCGTTTGCCATTGAATCAAGTTGGTTCTTTGAATAAAATTAACAAAGCTTTTTCTAAATTTGAACAAGAGCACGAGAGAAAGCCATCTCCTGAGGAGTTAGCTGAATCTTTAGAGTTACCTGCAGATAAAGTAGCGGATACACTTCGTGTTTCCGGTCGTCACATTTCTGTTGATGCTCCGTTTGTTGACGGGGAAGATAACAGTCTGTTGGATGTATTGGTGAATGATGATTCTCCAATAGCCGATAGAAATCTTTTGAATGAATCTCTTACTAAAGAAATTGATCGTGCACTAGCTACTCTTACTGAAAGAGAGAGTGACATTATCAAACTTTTCTTTGGTATTGGTATTCAGGAAATGACTTTGGAAGAAATTGGTGAAAAATTTGGCTTGACACGTGAGCGTGTTCGTCAGATTAAAGAAAAAGCGATTCGTCGTTTACGTCATACTTCCAGAAGTAAATTACTGAAAACTTATTTGGGATAAAACATTCCATTTACGATATGTAAAAAGCAGTTTCTTTCGAAACTGCTTTTTTTTTTTTATTTCTTTTCTTTTAACTGCTCTTCAAGTTTATACATTTCATCGCGATATTGAGCGGCTTGTAAAAAGTCCATCTCCTTAGCTGCTTTT is a genomic window containing:
- a CDS encoding RNA polymerase sigma factor RpoD/SigA; translated protein: MRQLKITKSITNRESASLDKYLQEIGKEDLITVEEEVELAQRIKKGDQRALEKLTRANLRFVVSVAKQYQNQGLSLPDLINEGNLGLIKAAEKFDETRGFKFISYAVWWIRQSILQALAEQSRIVRLPLNQVGSLNKINKAFSKFEQEHERKPSPEELAESLELPADKVADTLRVSGRHISVDAPFVDGEDNSLLDVLVNDDSPIADRNLLNESLTKEIDRALATLTERESDIIKLFFGIGIQEMTLEEIGEKFGLTRERVRQIKEKAIRRLRHTSRSKLLKTYLG
- a CDS encoding Do family serine endopeptidase — encoded protein: MKLKLFLGKLAIAILGGTIAILLFVLFADKKERIITVPEVRTTQLANHSVGNVPQVDLTYAAEMSVKSVVHVKTLYSNEEYQSNPFYDFLFGEKGRSQQPRASLGSGSGVIISDDGYIVTNNHVVQGSNLINIVLYDKREYEGKLVGNDPYTDLALIKINEKDLPKMDFGNSDDIKLGEWVLAVGNPFNLTSTVTAGIISAKARNLGLNGNRMSIESFLQTDAAVNPGNSGGALVDTKGRLIGINTAIESRTGSYSGYSFAIPVAIVEKVIGDLKKYGEVQRAFIGVSIRTVDANLADEFKIDKIEGVYVAGINEDGAAEDAGIKKGDIILNIEGKVVNSSAELQEQVSKFHPGDKIKVLIKREEEKKQIEVVLRNRLGNTNVIKSKDLAFLGAEFEPISTQEKYRLQINRGVRIKNLREGKFKDEEIKEGFIIYKINETPIFKVDDIKDALQNVKDGGVFISGIYPDGSVKYYAFSLNDKD
- the dapF gene encoding diaminopimelate epimerase, with product MKVEFSKYQGTGNDFILIDNRSGRIAPDNFLLIKKLCDRRFGIGGDGLMLLENEDGFDFRMRYYNSDGKEGSMCGNGGRCIVAFAYHLGLVSEKAKFIAVDGEHEAKINNTEDGIQVSLKMIDVCDIEMGEDFYFLNTGSPHFVRFISNHESFDTFTEGKKIRYNNRFAEKGTNVNFVSFQDQDLTVSTYERGVEDETYSCGTGVVASAISASFKTGSNKFKIKTKGGFLEVHFKKISNKQIKDIWLIGPATHVFNGTLTT
- a CDS encoding cache domain-containing protein; its protein translation is MKFILAKIIEDKSISKVFLVSLLATSFLLVSILGIFWVQQARQKFKQESKQIQDDFFKIQEKTLQHETQTLINYIENERVQTRNTLKKDISSRVYEAHSIATNIYNSCKNNLTEDQIKKLITDALRTVRFNDGSGFFYINSLAGIVEMDPENPKWEGQNKLSLKDVFGVPIIKNEIEIAVNQGEGYSNYSWQKEEGQKIDPKISFVKIFKPYNWYIGCTQYVENYQLKIQNKILDKITEMRFDESFTIAVFNFNGTCLAHTQKDLIGQNLWNKKDRNGKKIVQELITRGTDKDGGFVRYMDPYKEGSRESIAKLIYAKTYKDWQWVIGSGVHISQLTESIQNKKDELKVLVNGYFIKAGLIFLLTIFIIITFTRFMVKISKSGLEILTQFYKNAASDSHIIDISKLHFKEFKILGEHANEMILKRKSIEHQLNIETAYFEQLFENSPEAIAITDNESNGIKINKQFTSLFGYTKEDLKGVVIDTLLADETRQDEANNLNYITAKGQLVEIETVRKCKDGRLIDVSIMGNPIEVDGEQIAIFGIYRDITERKIYEKHLTEAKNKAEESDKLKSAFLANMSHEIRTPMNHILGFTEIITSQEVNESERLEYGALIKQSGINLLQLINNIIDLSKIECKQIKLTSFETPVNSLLSELYEKYYIHKNKNKKSHLILKIQKTLNDKDSIIYTDPYRLEQLLSNLIENAIKFTDNGFIEFGYHLKEKNKIEFFVKDTGIGIPEQSIGNIFRSFRQMDGSDTRQYGGTGLGLTISNRLAELLGGDIRVESKENAGTCFFVTLPYNREKLKIKKSAIYEKTDYNWKGKSILIVDDEKINFSFFKASLANTKAEILWATNGSEAVTICQSIAIDLVLMDIQMPIMNGYDATKEIKSFNSQIPIIGQTAYFQKEYKQKVMAAGCDDYLSKPIKTAKLLDSIEKQFLKN